From Psychrobacillus sp. FSL K6-2836, a single genomic window includes:
- a CDS encoding DUF2512 family protein, which translates to MSFTDILITSVVLSVVGYVGDVYLLPKIGNVWAAIGDFVIAYAVIYFLGSYIYEQPIALGTASFISALLLMVGELFLHRYMDTNIFEPRKANPEEKAGYYQRTNLQTEFAEEIDTDSIANQGKEKNTNKKYK; encoded by the coding sequence GTGTCTTTTACAGACATACTCATTACTAGTGTGGTTCTCTCAGTAGTAGGATATGTAGGAGACGTCTATTTATTACCTAAAATAGGGAATGTATGGGCAGCAATAGGCGATTTTGTTATAGCTTATGCAGTTATTTACTTTCTGGGATCCTATATATATGAGCAACCTATAGCTCTAGGGACAGCTTCTTTTATATCTGCATTGTTATTAATGGTAGGAGAACTCTTTTTACATCGATATATGGACACAAATATATTCGAACCGAGGAAAGCTAACCCCGAAGAAAAAGCGGGGTATTACCAGCGGACGAACTTACAAACTGAATTTGCGGAGGAAATAGATACGGATTCTATTGCTAATCAAGGAAAAGAAAAAAACACTAATAAAAAATATAAATAA